From the Flavimarina sp. Hel_I_48 genome, one window contains:
- a CDS encoding MFS transporter: MVKVFKQTKRYHKIRNGIFLSGISVFAQLYLFQPLLPALCSAFNVTVAMSSLVISAGTVGMAVGLFILAFRADAIERKKLMVFSLLISAFLTVFSAFSPSFLILVLLCFFKGMVLSGVSAVALAYLSEEIRPAILGVAISIYLSGNTLGGMLGRVSAGLMEGWLGWRLTTMIIGIFTLFLGIIFTKYLPKSANFEPKKAVFSQKLALMGSFLKQPVLLSLFLIAMLSMGTFISVYNYLDFHLAEPPFSLPHYVIALIFIMYLAGIAGSLMTGKWSDRKNLTWVLQMVLLLFLLGLAGLFSQHLWLLILGLGILTFGFFGTHTMASRLVSTYAPEGKSSAVSLYWLFYYIGSSVLGSLTGMIISASNWYVFVIVLMILIAIAFLFAFSIKKNLTSIS; this comes from the coding sequence GTGGTAAAGGTATTCAAACAAACAAAGCGATACCATAAAATACGAAATGGTATTTTTCTCTCCGGGATTTCGGTTTTTGCGCAACTTTATCTCTTTCAACCGCTTTTGCCCGCACTGTGCAGTGCCTTTAATGTAACTGTAGCCATGAGCAGTTTAGTAATTTCTGCAGGAACGGTAGGAATGGCCGTTGGACTTTTTATTCTCGCGTTTCGGGCTGATGCTATCGAACGGAAAAAATTAATGGTATTTTCACTACTTATATCCGCTTTTTTAACCGTTTTTTCGGCATTTTCCCCCAGTTTTCTCATTTTAGTGCTACTTTGTTTTTTTAAGGGGATGGTGCTTTCTGGGGTTTCTGCAGTAGCTTTGGCCTATCTTTCCGAAGAAATACGTCCGGCTATTCTTGGAGTGGCAATAAGTATTTATCTTAGCGGAAACACCTTGGGAGGTATGCTGGGCCGGGTAAGCGCTGGTCTTATGGAAGGTTGGCTGGGGTGGCGTTTAACTACGATGATAATAGGAATATTCACTCTTTTTCTGGGAATTATATTCACAAAATACCTTCCAAAATCGGCTAATTTTGAGCCAAAAAAAGCCGTTTTTAGCCAGAAATTGGCACTAATGGGCTCTTTTTTAAAACAACCCGTATTACTGTCTTTATTTTTAATTGCCATGTTAAGTATGGGCACTTTTATAAGTGTTTATAACTACCTGGACTTCCATCTGGCCGAGCCCCCGTTCTCCCTCCCGCATTATGTGATCGCGCTTATTTTTATAATGTATTTGGCGGGTATTGCTGGTTCTCTGATGACCGGAAAATGGTCTGATCGGAAAAATCTGACGTGGGTACTGCAGATGGTATTGCTCCTATTTTTACTTGGACTAGCGGGATTATTTTCCCAGCACTTGTGGTTGCTCATTTTAGGTTTAGGTATACTTACATTTGGCTTTTTTGGCACTCATACCATGGCCAGCCGTCTCGTTTCAACATACGCCCCAGAAGGCAAAAGTTCTGCAGTAAGCTTATATTGGTTATTTTATTATATTGGTTCAAGTGTTTTGGGTAGTTTAACGGGAATGATAATCAGTGCTTCGAACTGGTACGTATTTGTGATTGTATTGATGATCTTGATTGCCATAGCTTTTTTGTTTGCTTTTAGCATAAAAAAGAATTTAACTAGCATTAGTTGA
- a CDS encoding efflux RND transporter permease subunit, which produces MKEKETKKPRKEGVIGYMARNSIAANLLMVLLIGGGIYTMFTIQKEVFPQFQLDFVDINVVYPGAAPAEVEQGILLPVEEAVRGIQGIKEIISTANEGSGRVEIELVAGSERMKTFQDIDQAISRIRTFPDDIEEPNVNLRNRQRDVMEIGLYGDTDIWTLRKLGERLRNRLLSDPKITQVEIGYVPEYMTHIEIPSNKLRQYNLTLRQVADIIAQNSQDVPAGAVETQSEEILLRMKERKQWAEEFGEITIVSSTSGATVKLADIATITDGFEEVGFHGKFNQTTSVDMEIFRIGDQSPLDIAETVQQILDDFELPPGVNYRIDSNRAEDYRERLSLLTENGLLAIVIVLVILTLFLEYRLAFWVMMGMAISFIGGMILLPLIGVSINMISMFGFLVVLGIVVDDAVVVGENVYEYRQQGMSFIDAAIAGTKDVSKPVVFSVLTTIIAFIPLLFLPGETGKFWWPLPAVVIVILAVSLIEALFILPSHLGHLSDKKKSKWIAKLESWQQSFAKGFDRFIDRYYRPFLDYCLKYRYITLTIATSILMVVGGYALSDHMGIIMMPEVAAEEIEAGVRLPVGTTRDQAQLVAEDIAAATRKMFDENNLDQVAEGIKSNVRGKIS; this is translated from the coding sequence ATGAAGGAGAAAGAGACTAAAAAACCGAGAAAAGAAGGGGTTATTGGGTATATGGCGCGTAATTCCATAGCGGCAAACCTGCTTATGGTACTCCTTATAGGGGGCGGTATTTATACCATGTTCACGATTCAGAAAGAGGTTTTTCCACAGTTTCAGTTGGATTTTGTGGATATAAACGTGGTTTATCCCGGCGCTGCTCCCGCGGAAGTGGAACAGGGAATCCTGCTACCAGTTGAAGAAGCGGTACGTGGTATACAGGGGATCAAAGAAATTATATCCACCGCAAATGAAGGCTCTGGAAGGGTAGAAATTGAGCTTGTTGCCGGCAGTGAGCGCATGAAAACGTTTCAGGATATTGATCAGGCCATTAGCCGTATCCGTACCTTCCCAGACGATATTGAAGAACCTAACGTGAACCTGCGCAACCGCCAGCGCGACGTTATGGAAATAGGCCTTTACGGCGATACAGACATCTGGACACTACGCAAACTGGGAGAACGCCTACGCAACCGTTTATTGAGCGACCCCAAGATTACCCAGGTAGAAATAGGTTATGTACCAGAGTATATGACGCATATTGAAATCCCCAGCAATAAATTGCGGCAATACAATCTTACCCTGAGACAGGTCGCAGATATAATCGCGCAAAACAGTCAGGATGTTCCCGCTGGGGCGGTGGAAACACAATCTGAGGAAATCCTTTTGCGCATGAAGGAACGCAAGCAATGGGCAGAAGAATTTGGTGAGATAACTATCGTTTCCTCCACCTCTGGCGCTACAGTAAAACTGGCGGATATTGCCACGATTACAGATGGCTTTGAGGAAGTGGGTTTCCACGGAAAATTCAATCAGACAACTTCTGTGGATATGGAAATCTTTCGCATTGGGGATCAATCGCCACTGGATATTGCGGAGACCGTGCAACAGATTTTAGATGATTTTGAACTGCCCCCAGGGGTTAATTACCGTATTGATAGCAATCGCGCAGAAGATTACCGCGAGCGCCTTTCTTTGCTAACAGAAAACGGACTGCTTGCCATTGTGATCGTTTTGGTCATTTTGACCCTTTTCCTTGAATATCGTTTGGCATTCTGGGTCATGATGGGTATGGCCATTTCTTTTATAGGGGGAATGATCCTGCTTCCGTTAATTGGGGTAAGTATCAACATGATTTCCATGTTTGGTTTTCTGGTCGTTCTTGGTATAGTGGTGGACGATGCTGTTGTGGTGGGGGAAAATGTCTATGAATACCGGCAACAGGGCATGAGTTTTATAGATGCGGCGATCGCCGGAACCAAAGATGTATCAAAACCGGTCGTTTTTAGTGTTTTAACAACGATTATTGCCTTTATTCCGCTGTTATTTTTACCAGGGGAAACCGGAAAATTCTGGTGGCCGCTGCCCGCAGTCGTAATCGTAATCCTTGCGGTTTCGCTCATTGAAGCGCTTTTTATCCTTCCTTCCCATTTGGGTCATTTGTCTGACAAGAAGAAGAGCAAATGGATCGCTAAATTAGAAAGCTGGCAGCAATCTTTCGCAAAAGGTTTTGACCGTTTTATTGACAGGTATTATCGGCCTTTTCTGGATTATTGTTTGAAATACCGTTATATCACCCTTACGATTGCCACTTCTATATTGATGGTCGTGGGTGGATATGCGCTTAGTGATCATATGGGCATTATCATGATGCCAGAAGTTGCCGCAGAGGAAATAGAAGCAGGTGTACGCCTTCCGGTAGGTACTACGCGCGACCAGGCTCAACTTGTAGCCGAGGATATTGCCGCGGCCACACGTAAAATGTTTGATGAAAATAATTTAGATCAGGTTGCCGAAGGTATTAAAAGCAACGTGCGGGGCAAAATTTCATAG
- a CDS encoding LLM class flavin-dependent oxidoreductase: MKTTAYSILELATVSQDLEHKKVFENSLKLAQKAEKLGYKRFWLAEHHNMVSIASSATTVLMGHIAEGTNSIRIGSGGIMLPNHSSLLIAEQFGTLGHLYPNRIDMGLGRAPGTDQATAHAIRPDRIQAVYKFPEEIESIQRYFSKDNQGAKVRATVAEGVDVPIYILGSSTDSAHLAAKKGLPYVFASHFAPTDLLKALMIYRREFQPSQYLAEPKVIACINVIAADTISEAENLSTSSIRMMIGVLTGQLDYIQPPIKMTDELRQISQNPALQRMQKYAFVGDRERIQEQTEAFLKETQADELMVASHMYAIEDRIKSYEIFASVMEELNAVPTH; this comes from the coding sequence ATGAAAACTACAGCATATTCTATATTGGAACTGGCTACTGTAAGTCAGGATCTAGAACATAAAAAAGTATTTGAAAACAGTCTAAAATTGGCTCAAAAAGCCGAAAAATTGGGCTATAAGCGTTTCTGGCTGGCAGAACACCACAATATGGTAAGTATCGCAAGTTCTGCGACGACGGTACTTATGGGGCATATTGCCGAAGGAACAAATTCCATAAGGATAGGTTCTGGGGGGATTATGTTGCCTAACCATTCTTCCTTGTTGATCGCAGAGCAATTTGGTACACTGGGTCATTTGTACCCTAACAGGATCGATATGGGATTGGGCCGTGCACCTGGTACAGACCAGGCTACCGCTCATGCCATACGCCCAGATCGCATACAGGCGGTTTATAAATTCCCAGAGGAAATAGAAAGTATCCAGCGTTATTTTTCTAAGGATAACCAGGGTGCTAAAGTGCGCGCCACGGTAGCCGAAGGTGTTGACGTCCCTATTTATATACTGGGTTCGAGTACAGACAGTGCACATCTGGCCGCTAAAAAAGGCCTACCTTATGTGTTCGCAAGTCATTTTGCACCTACAGATCTTTTAAAAGCACTTATGATTTACCGTCGCGAGTTTCAGCCTTCTCAATATCTGGCTGAGCCTAAGGTGATCGCTTGTATAAATGTCATCGCAGCGGATACCATCAGCGAGGCAGAAAATTTATCTACCAGTTCTATACGGATGATGATAGGGGTTTTGACCGGACAGTTAGATTATATTCAACCGCCAATAAAAATGACCGATGAATTACGTCAAATCTCTCAAAATCCTGCATTGCAACGCATGCAGAAATATGCCTTTGTAGGAGATAGGGAACGTATCCAGGAACAAACAGAAGCTTTCTTAAAAGAAACTCAGGCTGACGAATTAATGGTCGCATCACACATGTATGCTATCGAAGATCGTATAAAATCGTACGAAATATTTGCATCGGTTATGGAAGAATTGAATGCAGTGCCTACCCATTAA
- a CDS encoding efflux transporter outer membrane subunit, whose amino-acid sequence MKRYLFLLFIVSTSCAPKMQRVEPPIAMPEEFSQTGNDVIPQKWWTAFKDPKLNTLIDSALAKNLDLAATWQQFKAATAIRRRQKSFLWPDISAGSQNAFSRPEPDFAGGENVQLGLSAAYEVDLWGSIRSAAQAADLRMRASYQDYQAAAISLSATIAETYFQLVTATKQLSLAEIQMQTNEDLLKLIRARFTGGQVGSVDVFRQRQLVEETRNQRLSYEADVQLLNNQIAVLLGKAPQSFTEIIPDSLPGMPALPLTGIPLELVRRRPDVVQRYNLVLAADRDMAEAIRNKYPRLFVDLSAQARSNNYANLFNEWAYTLAGNLVAPLLYGGRLRAEVDRTEALKNQQLYNYGQTVLNAFREVEDALVQEENQIQRLETLQLQLKLAESTNRQLRLGFLYGTSNYLDVFLALDREQQLRRDFIDAQQRQLEIRIDMYRALAGSFDASDESEPETTPQ is encoded by the coding sequence TTGAAACGTTACCTCTTCCTACTCTTTATCGTATCTACATCCTGTGCGCCAAAAATGCAGCGCGTTGAACCTCCTATCGCCATGCCAGAGGAGTTTAGCCAGACCGGGAATGATGTCATACCCCAGAAATGGTGGACGGCCTTCAAAGACCCAAAACTCAATACTTTAATTGATAGCGCCCTGGCCAAAAATCTAGACCTGGCCGCCACCTGGCAACAATTTAAGGCGGCCACGGCCATTCGCAGAAGGCAAAAATCCTTTCTCTGGCCTGATATTTCTGCCGGATCCCAAAATGCTTTTAGCAGGCCAGAACCTGATTTTGCCGGTGGCGAGAATGTACAGTTGGGTCTATCCGCCGCTTATGAAGTGGATCTATGGGGCAGCATACGCTCTGCCGCCCAGGCCGCAGACCTTAGAATGCGTGCAAGTTATCAGGATTATCAGGCAGCGGCGATAAGTTTATCTGCGACTATTGCAGAAACTTACTTTCAACTTGTAACCGCAACAAAACAGCTCAGCCTTGCTGAAATACAAATGCAGACCAATGAAGATTTGCTTAAACTCATCCGTGCGCGTTTTACCGGCGGCCAGGTAGGTTCGGTAGATGTATTTAGGCAGCGGCAGCTTGTAGAAGAAACCCGCAACCAGCGCCTGTCCTATGAAGCTGATGTACAGTTGCTCAACAACCAGATCGCGGTGTTGCTGGGCAAAGCGCCACAAAGTTTTACTGAAATAATTCCAGACAGTCTTCCAGGGATGCCCGCGTTGCCCCTTACAGGTATACCCCTGGAACTTGTACGCAGAAGGCCAGATGTCGTTCAACGTTACAATCTTGTGCTAGCGGCAGATCGTGACATGGCAGAGGCGATCCGGAATAAATATCCACGCCTTTTTGTTGATCTTTCTGCTCAGGCACGCTCTAATAATTACGCGAACCTGTTCAACGAATGGGCCTATACCCTTGCTGGTAATCTGGTCGCTCCCCTACTCTACGGTGGCCGGCTTCGGGCAGAGGTTGACCGTACGGAAGCTCTAAAAAACCAGCAGCTTTACAACTATGGGCAAACCGTTCTAAATGCCTTCCGAGAGGTGGAAGACGCCCTTGTTCAGGAAGAAAATCAGATACAGCGCCTGGAAACGCTCCAATTGCAGTTGAAACTCGCGGAAAGTACCAATCGCCAATTGCGGCTGGGTTTTCTTTACGGAACAAGTAATTATCTTGATGTTTTCCTGGCGCTAGACCGCGAACAACAATTGCGCCGTGATTTTATAGATGCCCAGCAGCGGCAGCTAGAAATACGCATTGATATGTACAGGGCACTCGCGGGCAGTTTTGATGCCAGTGACGAAAGCGAACCAGAAACAACACCGCAGTAA
- a CDS encoding efflux RND transporter permease subunit: protein MEIVMLPPDQRDMTAGELIALWRDNIGDIPGVDQITFEAERGPASYRQDISVDLSHDDIEVLEKASTAFVSRMEAFANTTDVNDNYDKGKLQYDFKLLPQGRNLGFTSAEIGRQVRNAFFGALAVRQLRGTNEIEVRVKLPLDERQDLQNLENFLVRNDDGVEVPLLDVVEVSQRQAFTSINRRDGRRVVNVAMDVEPANAVSRVNASIETEVLPQLRADFPGITWTFEGTQAEMKESTDSLMNNFIMAMLIIYALLAIAFGSYIQPLIVMAAIPFGIVGAVLGHMMLGYDLSLVSLMGIIALAGVVVNDSLIMIDYANKQREKDNSIYESIHEAGLRRFRPIMLTTLTTFGGLTPIILESSSQAMYLIPMAISLGFGIIFATSIILVIVPCAYLALEDIRLLIQKGRTIKRNKETSELA, encoded by the coding sequence GTGGAAATCGTAATGCTTCCGCCAGATCAACGCGATATGACCGCCGGTGAACTTATCGCCTTGTGGCGGGATAATATAGGTGATATTCCCGGGGTTGATCAAATTACGTTTGAAGCGGAGCGCGGCCCAGCGAGTTACCGCCAGGATATCAGTGTAGACCTGAGCCATGATGATATTGAAGTTCTGGAAAAGGCCAGCACCGCTTTTGTATCCCGTATGGAAGCTTTTGCAAATACCACAGATGTCAATGATAATTATGACAAGGGCAAACTGCAATATGATTTTAAGTTGCTTCCGCAGGGAAGGAATCTCGGTTTTACCTCAGCAGAAATTGGCAGACAGGTTCGTAACGCCTTTTTTGGCGCATTGGCAGTGCGGCAATTACGCGGCACTAATGAAATTGAAGTGCGCGTCAAACTACCTCTTGATGAACGTCAGGATCTACAAAACCTGGAGAATTTTTTAGTTCGGAACGATGATGGCGTTGAAGTACCGTTGTTAGATGTCGTGGAAGTCAGCCAGCGCCAGGCCTTTACTAGTATCAATAGGCGCGATGGCCGCAGGGTCGTAAATGTGGCCATGGATGTGGAACCGGCCAATGCGGTGAGCCGTGTCAATGCTTCCATAGAGACGGAGGTTTTACCTCAATTGAGAGCAGATTTTCCTGGAATTACCTGGACTTTTGAAGGTACGCAGGCCGAAATGAAAGAATCTACCGACTCCCTTATGAACAATTTTATTATGGCCATGCTAATTATTTATGCATTGCTGGCCATCGCCTTTGGGAGCTATATTCAGCCATTGATAGTTATGGCCGCTATCCCCTTTGGGATTGTAGGCGCGGTATTGGGGCATATGATGTTGGGCTATGACCTTTCCCTCGTGAGTTTGATGGGGATTATAGCGCTGGCAGGAGTTGTAGTAAACGATTCCCTGATAATGATAGACTATGCTAACAAGCAGCGCGAAAAAGATAACAGCATTTATGAATCCATCCATGAAGCAGGATTGCGTCGCTTCAGGCCTATTATGTTGACCACGCTGACCACTTTTGGAGGACTTACGCCCATAATTCTTGAAAGTTCAAGTCAGGCCATGTACTTAATACCTATGGCGATTTCCCTAGGTTTTGGGATTATTTTTGCAACTTCGATCATTCTAGTAATTGTACCCTGCGCATATCTTGCCCTGGAGGATATTCGTTTACTCATTCAAAAAGGCAGAACCATTAAAAGGAATAAGGAAACCTCTGAATTGGCATAA
- a CDS encoding efflux RND transporter periplasmic adaptor subunit — protein sequence MEKKKIIIICAAIFAVAALSIYFIFSSEPDAQREGATKKTAMLVEVIPAEKGDFKPAIEATGTVQAVEDIMLSPRVTGQITYRSPSFVPGGFVKKGTVLLKIDPSDYANTVELRKGELMQTQTNLATEMGRQKIAQQDLALIGGDTLSEEDEALVLREPQLKAVKANITSAKAAVSQAQLNLSRTTIRSPFDANIISQMVSTGSQVTPGANLGRLVGADFYWVEVSVPVSKLKWLSFPETEKDTGTVATITNTTGWGANESRQGFVDKQIGALDRQTRLARVLVKVPDPLSKLEENQEKPKLLIGSFVEVSMEATTLENVVKLDRDYVRTNNTVWVMNNGKLEIRDVAVLLTDTENAYINDGLEDKEQVVKTNLSTVAEGIELRQQNSNSTTVKDTSAQRQ from the coding sequence ATGGAAAAGAAGAAAATTATAATTATATGTGCAGCGATCTTTGCAGTGGCTGCATTGTCCATCTATTTCATTTTCAGCAGTGAACCCGATGCACAACGAGAAGGCGCGACAAAAAAAACCGCCATGCTCGTTGAAGTTATTCCTGCCGAAAAGGGCGATTTCAAACCGGCTATTGAAGCTACGGGAACGGTTCAGGCGGTTGAAGATATTATGTTAAGTCCGCGCGTTACGGGCCAAATCACCTACAGATCGCCTTCTTTTGTACCCGGGGGATTTGTAAAAAAAGGGACTGTTCTATTGAAAATCGACCCTTCGGATTATGCAAATACCGTTGAGCTGCGCAAAGGCGAACTCATGCAGACCCAGACCAATCTGGCCACAGAAATGGGCAGGCAAAAGATCGCACAGCAAGATCTGGCCCTTATAGGTGGCGATACACTTTCTGAAGAAGATGAAGCCCTTGTGCTTCGGGAACCTCAACTTAAGGCGGTCAAGGCAAATATCACCTCCGCAAAGGCGGCCGTATCCCAGGCGCAGCTTAATCTATCACGCACCACCATCCGAAGTCCGTTTGATGCGAATATCATCTCACAAATGGTAAGTACGGGGTCTCAGGTGACCCCTGGCGCTAATTTGGGCCGATTGGTAGGCGCAGACTTTTATTGGGTTGAAGTTAGCGTTCCGGTTTCTAAACTGAAATGGCTCAGCTTCCCAGAAACAGAAAAGGATACCGGTACGGTCGCCACGATAACTAACACCACTGGCTGGGGAGCCAATGAAAGCAGACAGGGTTTTGTGGATAAACAGATAGGCGCCCTTGATCGACAAACACGATTGGCACGCGTTCTGGTAAAAGTTCCTGATCCGCTGTCAAAACTAGAAGAAAATCAAGAGAAGCCGAAATTGCTCATCGGCTCCTTTGTAGAAGTAAGTATGGAAGCAACTACTCTTGAAAATGTAGTGAAATTGGACCGGGATTATGTACGAACCAATAATACGGTGTGGGTAATGAACAATGGTAAATTAGAGATACGTGACGTAGCTGTACTACTAACCGATACGGAAAATGCCTATATCAATGACGGGCTGGAAGACAAAGAGCAGGTGGTAAAAACCAACTTGAGCACGGTGGCAGAAGGTATTGAACTACGGCAGCAAAATAGTAATTCCACAACAGTGAAAGATACTAGCGCTCAGCGCCAATAA
- a CDS encoding NADH:flavin oxidoreductase/NADH oxidase produces MSKLFSSYNMRGITFRNRIVVSPMCQYSAKYGLANDWHLVHLGSRAVGGAGLVFTEAAAVSAKGRISPGDLGIWSKEHIKPLKRIANFVKEQGAVAGIQLAHAGRKASTTPPWEGGKKILPKDGGWKEDSPSPVAYYDTDEAPNALSIAEIKEIVADFASASRRAVKAGFEVIEIHAAHGYLLNEFLSELTNRRQDTYGDSFENRMRLLKEVCRAVRVNIPRTMPLFVRISVSEWTEGGQTVDDSIQVAKALKELGVDLIDCSSGGVVREQEIDVEKNYQVPFAKAIKERANVPTGAVGTITDAAQAEAILKENSADLIFIGREFLRNPYFPLNEALTLKEQVKWPKQYERARPGR; encoded by the coding sequence ATGTCTAAGTTATTTTCATCATATAATATGCGGGGTATTACCTTTCGCAATCGCATAGTAGTTTCGCCTATGTGCCAGTACAGTGCAAAATATGGCCTTGCAAACGATTGGCATCTGGTACATCTGGGCAGCCGCGCTGTGGGTGGTGCTGGTTTGGTTTTTACGGAAGCTGCTGCCGTTTCGGCAAAAGGACGTATTTCTCCGGGAGATCTGGGGATCTGGTCCAAAGAGCATATAAAACCATTAAAAAGAATTGCCAACTTTGTGAAAGAACAGGGTGCGGTGGCTGGTATTCAGTTGGCACATGCCGGGAGAAAAGCAAGTACCACGCCACCCTGGGAAGGTGGGAAAAAAATCCTGCCAAAAGATGGCGGTTGGAAAGAAGACTCGCCATCACCTGTGGCCTATTATGATACAGATGAAGCGCCTAATGCCCTTTCCATCGCCGAAATCAAGGAGATTGTGGCAGATTTTGCCAGCGCTTCCAGAAGGGCTGTTAAAGCAGGCTTTGAAGTGATTGAAATTCATGCCGCGCATGGTTATTTACTCAATGAATTTTTATCTGAGTTGACTAACAGGAGACAGGATACGTATGGCGATTCTTTTGAGAACAGGATGCGTCTTTTGAAAGAAGTCTGCCGGGCGGTACGGGTCAATATTCCCAGGACAATGCCACTTTTTGTAAGGATCTCTGTTTCAGAATGGACAGAAGGCGGACAAACCGTTGACGATTCCATTCAGGTGGCAAAAGCCTTAAAGGAACTGGGAGTTGATTTAATTGATTGTTCCTCTGGAGGTGTCGTTAGAGAACAGGAGATTGATGTCGAAAAAAATTATCAGGTTCCATTTGCGAAAGCTATTAAAGAACGTGCCAATGTACCTACCGGCGCTGTGGGTACCATTACTGATGCAGCGCAGGCCGAAGCAATCTTGAAAGAAAATAGTGCAGACCTGATCTTTATAGGACGTGAATTTTTAAGGAATCCATACTTTCCATTAAATGAGGCGCTTACACTAAAAGAACAAGTAAAGTGGCCGAAACAATATGAACGTGCCAGGCCTGGGAGGTAA